The window ACTTGTCTGGATAACAATACAAGATAAGCGTCCCGGGTGAACTTGCTATGCTCGACTCAGTGCCACGCGAAAACCGCATCGTCCCGCTGTACCACCAGGTCGAGCAGGTCATCCGTCACCGCATCGCGACGCGCCAGTACGATCCCGGCTTCCAGATTCCGTCCGAGCACGAGCTCGGGCGCGAGCTGAAGGTGAGCCGCGTCACCATTCGCGAAGCGCTGCGCGAGCTGGTGCGCGAGCACCTGCTGGTCAAGGTGCAGGGCAAAGGGACGTTCGTCGCGCCGGAGCTGCCGAAGGTCCTGCCGCCGATCAAGTACAGCGGCTTCCTCGAGGACCTCTATCAGCGCGTGCAGCAGCTCGAAGTCGTCAACGTCGAGATGACGCGCGTGCCCCCCACCGACGCGGTCCGCGAGGTGCTCCAGCTCGCCCCGACGGTGAAGGAGATCGTCCAGATCAAGCGCGCCCGCCGCGTCGACGGCGAGCCGTTCTCGTTCACCATCAACTACGTGCCGGTCGAAATCGGCGCGCGCGTCGACCCGGCGGTGTTGAAGACCGTTCCGCTCAACACGGTGTTCGAGCGCGACCTCAAGATCCCGGTGCTGCGCGCCGAGGAAACCGTCGAGGCGGCGCCGGCCAATCCCGAAGTGGCGTCGCAGCTCGCCATCCCGGTGCTCTATCCCGTGATGCACGTCACCCGCGTGATGTTCACCGAGGGGGATCGCGCCTTCGAAGTCGTCGAGACCTTCTACCGCGCCGACAAGTATCACTACTCGGTGAATCTGAGCCGCGTGAAGCGCAACGGCAAGTGGATCTGGAGCCAGGAGGCACGCGCCCCGCGGGTCCCCACGCGCGTCAAGAAGGCGGCACGCCCGGCGCGCCGCCGCCCTTCGACCCAGCGGTAGCTCCGGGCCGGCCCTTCGACGCCGCCCGGGGAGGCTACTTGATCGGCGAGTAGTCGGTCGCGGTGAGAAACAGCGACTCGGCCTTCGCCACGATCCGTCCGTTCACCTCGGACGCCGCCTTCGCCTTCTGCCACTCCGGATCGGCGCCGAACTCTTTCCAGTTCTTCGCCGCCGCCTCGCGGCTGGGATGCTCCAGGATGTAGATCAGGGTGGTGCCCGCGGTCGGCCCGTCCATCGGCGTCCAGTAGCCGATGTTCTTCATGCCGTGCTTCTCGAACAGCTTGAGGGTGTGGTCGCGGAACCGCGCGTTCACGGCGTCGAACTTGCCCTCGGCAGCGGTGTAGGTCCGCATCTCGTACACCTTCGACGGGGCCGGCTGATAGGCCCGGCCGACGGCGATGCCACAGAAGAAGAGCGCGGCGGCGGCGATGAGTGTCTTGGTCATGACCGCAGAGTCTACTGCAGCGTGAAGGCGAGCGGAGCAGATTCCAGCTTGTAGACCGTGTCTTCCAGCCGGCCGCGGATCGTGTACTCCCCCGGCGGCAGGACCACGAACTGCGCCTCGGGGGTGGATCCGGCCTTCACGGTGAACGGCTGCATGAACGAGACGCCCGGCAGCAGCGACAGCTCGGTGATGACCGTCAGGCAGGCGAAGCCGCCGCCCACCGGCGTCACCGCCCGGCCGGCGCGGTCGCTGAAGGACGGCAGAACCTGGCAGCTGCTCGGGAACGTAAGATTCACCGCCGAGCCGCTGATGTTGTCGATGCGGATTGCGAAGAGCGCCGCCCCCGCGACGAAGGTGGGGAGCCGGCTCACCGTCACGCGCACCGGGGCCGCCGGCGGCGTCGGACCGGTGGCGCCGGTGCCGCAGCCGCCGGCGAGCATCGCCGCGGCGAGCGCCAGGCGGCCCAGTCTCCGCATGCCGGCATTTTACCGTGCGCCTGAAACTTTCTGCCGCCGGCCGGGTTCTTCCCCCAGGTGAACGCCCATCCTTTTGAGGCGTTCGTGCGGAGGTATCAGGACATGGTGTTCGCGACCGCGGTGCGGCTGCTCGGGAACGCCGCCGACGCGGAAGACGCGGCGCAAACCGTGTTCCTCAGGGCCTTTCAGCGGTTCGAGGACCTCGGCTCCAGTCCCGCCGCCGCCGGCTGGCTCAAGACCACGACCACGAACGTGTGCCTGAACCACCTCTCGCGCTACCGCGCCCGGTGGCGCTTCTTCAGTGAAATGGGGGACGGCGAAGCCGGGGCGCCGGACTTCGCCGACGGGCTCGCCTCGGCGGACCCCGCGCCGCTCGACCGTCTCGAGCGCGCCGTCGCCACCGAGGCGCTCGAAGCGGCCGTGCGCGCGCTGCCGGATCACCAGCGCGTACCGCTGGTGCTGTTCCACTTCGAGGGAGCCAGTTACCAGGCGATCGCCGCCACGCTCGGCGTGTCGCTCGGCAAGGTGAAGACCGACATCCATCGCGGACGCGAGGCGCTCCGCCGGGTACTCACGCCATGACGTTTCAGGATCTCGAACGCCACGTCCACCGCGAGCTGGGGCGGCTCCCGGTCCCGCCGGCGCCGCACACGCTGCTGCCGCGCGTGCTCGAGGCCGTCGACGCGTGGGCGCGGCGGCCGTGGTACACGCGCGCCTGGTTCACGTGGCCGGCGGGATGGCAGGCCGCCTCGATCGTGGCCGTCCTCCTCGTCGCGGCCGGCATCTGGATGCTGCCGCCCGCTCCGCCCTCGCTCGTCGTCACCAGCAACGCCGGCCGCGTGCTGTGGCGGACGATGGTCGAGCCGTTTCTCGTCTACGCCTTCGGCATCGTCGTCATCATGTGCGCCGCGTGCGCCGCCTTCGGCGCCGCGCTCAGTTACGTCTTCATCGAAAGGGCCGAACAGTCATGAGGGTCTTCACACCGGCGATCGCCGCGCTCGCGCTCGCGATCGGCGTTCCGGCGCCGGCGGCGGCGCAGGAGGTCGACGTCGACAACCCGCCGGTGATCCGGCACTGGAGCAACAATCCGGCGCTGCGGATCGCCCAGAACTACACCCTGCGCGCCAACGACGTCGCCCGCGACGTCGTGGTGATCGCCGGCGATGCGATCATCGAGGGGCGCGTCGATCGCGACGTCCTCGTCGTGCTCGGCAGAGCGCAGCTGGCGCGCACCGCGGTGATCGACGGATCGCTCATCGTCGTCGGCGGCACCGCGGTGATCGACGAAGGGGCGCAGGTCCGCGAGGACCTGTTCGTCGCCGGCGGCCTCGAGAGCTTCGCCGGCTTCAACCCGGGGGGGCACCACGTCGTCATCGGCACCGCGGGCCTGGGCGATCGGCTGCGCGGGATCGTGCCGTGGCTGACGCAGGGGCTGCTGCTGGCGCGGCCGATCGTGCCCGGCCTGCCGTGGGTGTGGACGGTCGCGTTCGTCTTCTTCATCGTCAATCTGCTGCTCAATCTCGTCTTCGACACGCCGGTGCGCGCCGCCACCGTGCCGCTCCGCGCGACGCCGCTGTCGTCGTTCATGACCGGGCTGCTGGTGATGCTGCTCGTCGG is drawn from Vicinamibacterales bacterium and contains these coding sequences:
- a CDS encoding GntR family transcriptional regulator, with the protein product MPRENRIVPLYHQVEQVIRHRIATRQYDPGFQIPSEHELGRELKVSRVTIREALRELVREHLLVKVQGKGTFVAPELPKVLPPIKYSGFLEDLYQRVQQLEVVNVEMTRVPPTDAVREVLQLAPTVKEIVQIKRARRVDGEPFSFTINYVPVEIGARVDPAVLKTVPLNTVFERDLKIPVLRAEETVEAAPANPEVASQLAIPVLYPVMHVTRVMFTEGDRAFEVVETFYRADKYHYSVNLSRVKRNGKWIWSQEARAPRVPTRVKKAARPARRRPSTQR
- a CDS encoding NIPSNAP family protein, with product MTKTLIAAAALFFCGIAVGRAYQPAPSKVYEMRTYTAAEGKFDAVNARFRDHTLKLFEKHGMKNIGYWTPMDGPTAGTTLIYILEHPSREAAAKNWKEFGADPEWQKAKAASEVNGRIVAKAESLFLTATDYSPIK
- a CDS encoding sigma-70 family RNA polymerase sigma factor, producing MRRYQDMVFATAVRLLGNAADAEDAAQTVFLRAFQRFEDLGSSPAAAGWLKTTTTNVCLNHLSRYRARWRFFSEMGDGEAGAPDFADGLASADPAPLDRLERAVATEALEAAVRALPDHQRVPLVLFHFEGASYQAIAATLGVSLGKVKTDIHRGREALRRVLTP